The following nucleotide sequence is from Ornithodoros turicata isolate Travis chromosome 2, ASM3712646v1, whole genome shotgun sequence.
aaactatgcggtgcttctctgcaacatggtagcccatttctccttgtttaagtacatcgcatccgctcggtaagtcttaacgcgcagtcgtcatcacatctttggaagttgtcaacagtacgaggctttgtgtgtaaAACTGCACGTTTTACTGTGAGATTaccggataaaaataattaccgtgatcgaaaaacatccaaaacgtcgtccagaaacaacaaccgcattgtttacaaacggtttggcgcCGATTACggccgccgccatctttaaggtcacgtgttcCTTGACGTTTgatatgacgtgcgaccagaacctgtccaggatgcattgcgttcgcccagcacgctttcgtctacggaggaatacattccatgccacccctgtgacgtaaacaataaacgcgatcaCACAGActgccttgcagatggcgcggcgtatcgtagctcgtagcggcgaagtatctaaatgctttattaacgtagaaactatggaagtgagcatcatttttttaaaatttagctgtaagataatatGCGttaactttgttctctacaaaattaactctcacgtggtaagggttaaCAATCCctaagagccctggacccgaaacccaagttgctctttttcgccgttcgttggcagcaccgtctaTGTCCctgcaatcttcaaaatatttatacgtaaaaaacacgccgaattgagaagtaatgctctctgtgtcttatcaaacaatgatgttgtgcatgaCAGTGGgtaaaatatgggggttattttttacttttcggtcccttgaaggtaagtcaacctagctgtgaAGCATGGCACGACGTCTGCGTTTTACTCATGTTTAACCATCAAAGTACATTCTGTTGTCACACATATGTGTGCCAAACTGCAACTGCGTGCGACGTTTGGAGGACTGTCTGGTGCATCGGATGgattgtgtgtccgtgcaacgtgtgctccatatgtgtgtgttggaattagtgaaccgtgtatgctttccattcggcaaacgatgatgtacaggatgtaatttgaaggtacgtgcaagccaataaaatttggtgtttcatgttcgatgtccttggagcatttacttcttttctttttcttttttgcgaggCCTGGTGGCCATTTTGCTGTTAGGGAACTCTAGAGGCACGATGTCTCGCGTATTAGTGAGTACAAGTACCCCTCcaatacgtccggtacactgtggcttcTGTCGTTAGCAAGGATGTCataccagttgtttcagggggcacagggcatctccagctttcgcaggcaccgcgtgcctcttgaagtcatctggcgGCATCTTGATCAGACGGtacctatccgtcactgggtttagagtctAGTAAGGCATGTAAACTTGAAATGTGCAGGTGCATCACATGCTTTATAGCATTCCATCACATCCTTTTGAAGGGCATCAAAGCTGCAATACATCTCCCTTATATGGTGTTTGAGGGAGTGTCAAAAAAGGTGTTTTGCATGTAATACATACTTCAGATAGGTGTTCTATGCTGAAAGCACCTCTTGCAAAGGTGTTTCGTGCAGAATACACCTTCGGAAAAACGGTGTTTGCAACTgtggggtgtaaaaaagggaGTCATTTATAGGACAAGGGATTTACATCCCTCATTTACACCCAAGAGGGTGCTTTTCGAGTTACTGTGTAGCATAACCCTGTGCACATGGAGTCACAGAATGTGGACAACATTTCGTCAGAGATAGTGAAAACAGAGAAAGGTTGTAAACTGAACGCGAATGCGCGTATGAGCCTCTTACAAATCTTCATTCTCTTCGTATTCTTTTTCCCTTGAGTTTTTTGCCTCAGCAACAAGCAGTGACTATATAACATACACCGGTAACAGCGCAGACTTCCGCTTAAAGTTGATATCGCAGGTCCAATCACACTTTGCGTCTAGCAACTGGCATCCTGTGCGGTGGAGGTCCTAGCAATAGCGCATTCAGTCACTTGCTCAAGGCCCCTTGAAGATGCAAGCGTTTAGTTGCGTACTTGTCCTCGTTGCAGCCTCGCTGCTAATGGTATGTGTGTAATTTCGTGCATTATCATTAGCGATTGATTACTAACACCATGATTACGATATGTATGAAGAATTAGAGATTTGATGTGTATTTAATCAAGGGCCAACTTCCATACATCAATACAGGTTTGTAGCGTAAAGGCCGTATGTCCCGATGGCACCTCCGGGGAAAGCTGTGAAACTTGCTCGGGGTTCCTTTGTGACAACAGTAAGTGCATTGCTGAAGACTGGAAATGTAACGGCGATGCTGATTGCCCTCAGGGCGAAGATGAACTTAAGGACTGTCCGGTACCTGACTGCAATGACGAAACATTTTTGTGCAAACCACTGAAGAGATGTTTGCCCAATCGGTACGCCTGTGACATGGACGCTGACTGTCCCGATGGGTCCGATGAAGCCGACTGCGAAAGTCGACCTTGCGACGGCTTCAAATGCAAGAACTTCAAGTGCATTAACATAAACTTTAAATGTGATGGCGACGACGACTGCAATGACGGTTCAGACGAAGAGGATTGCCCTGTTCCAGAATGTGACGACCCAAGGTTATTCTGCGAACCAAAGAAGAAATGCCTCGACAAAATGAATATCTGCGATGGACACGACAACTGTCCTGATGGTTCCGATGAACAAAATTGTGAGAGGATCGACTGCGGGGAGCTGCAGTTCAAGTGCGCTAACAACAAGTGTGTCGATAAAGACTACAGGTGTGATGGATTCGATGACTGTCTTGACTGGTCTGACGAAGCCGACTGCATTCTGCCTGAGTGCGAAGACAGCCGCCAACTCTGTGCACCTAAGTTGAGGTGTCTTGATGCAACGTATGTCTGCGATATAAGTAAGGACTGTCCGGACGGGTCTGACGAGCTAAACTGCGAAGAGTACGACTGCGGCGAAGAAAGGATCAAATGCGCTAACCACAAATGCATTAATAAAGCGTTCAAATGCGATGGAGACGATGACTGCGGCGATGGCTCTGATGAGGAAGGCTGTCCCGTACCCGAATGTACCGAAGGCCAGTTCCTTTGTCTACCAAGAAAGAAATGTTTGTCAAGGTCTGACGTCTGTAACCACCACGTAGATTGCTCAGATGGTTCCGATGAACAGGACTGCGAAAACTACGAATGTGACGGCTAcaagtgcaacaacaacaagtgcGTGAGGAGCGCGTATGTCTGTGACGGGGATGACAACTGCGGCGACAACTCTGATGAAGCAAATTGCACACATTAAGGTAATAACAAACTGATTTCTACTGTAATTTCCTATGATCTGGTTGTCAattggtttttgccaccttcatATGTTTGACCCAGTGCTGAATAACTGTACTTTGTTTTCCAGAAACGACAGCTTCCCGCAGGACTTTATATGGCTCACGAGCGAGAGCGCTATCGCTGGAATGTACCGAAATAACCCCATGCTATGCTgaataaatattaaaaaaggaTGTTTACGTTTATGTGACCCTGCATTCCAAGTCTATAGCAGGGGGGTAATAATACTTTCGGCTACGGCAGGTGTTTCGGCTAGAGCtttgcacgggccgacttttccgggacCGACCCGCCCCTGGCCTTCCTCTTCTTCGTCGTCCGGCCCAGCTGGGCGCGGTGACTCAGCGAGTAGAGCCAGGCCCCGCAGGTGACAGAGCGAATACAGCCCGGCTTTGCATTTCCAGCCGTGACTTAGCCGTTTCTAttgcttatcaaacaaatttatcagtaaatttgtAAGAACAGAAGACAAGGCCACAGACACGCAAGAACTGGTGGTTTAATACcgcaacagcacgagaccaaatgaAATCTTGAACGCACTCGGGCAAGCGCGTTATCTTACACTACAAGTTCTTATGCGTATAGAGGATGTTGTCGAAAAACTCATTCTGCCAGTCCCTACCCATCTCACCAGGCTTTGCGAACGTGATTGGGAAATACGTAGGgagccaggagcaatgtgaagtggtTTGGACAAGGTTCTAGAGAGTCGAATCATGCGGGAATCGCAGTGTCCttcgcttgtttttgcaaatatatgcgcaggaatgacgcaagcacatgatgatatgaactagtAGTCCTCAATTGCGTGAAATGAGCTGCGTGAACCGACCGAGCCAGACTCTCGGAAAGATAACTGTCAAtgtgcagggctctaatctcggctactacactcttaaaaatattTCAGTAAAACGTTAGTAACTACAGTAGTTACTATAGTCTAAAAAACTGTTGTTACCTATTTAACTAGGTCGTTACTACCCTAATAACCCTGGGGTAGTAAGACAGTGCGTTTACTACTTAAAGCTTGCATGTCCAATGGCAAGGGTGCGGGGAAGGAGAGAAGCACGCGCGCGGGTGCACTCCTGTTAGTAGATGCGTGACACCGCATCGCCTGTGACCCTATGACTACGCGGTCGGAAGCATGCTGCATTTTGCTGCTGTGCCTTCGCAAGCTTTTCCTGCGCAACGAAACGTTCCGAATTGAAACGCGATGTCGTCAGTGCACATAGACTGCCTCGTGAGCAGGAGGGACCGAAGCAGGGTGATAAAAGTCGGCGACGAGCGCAAGAAAAGAGACGTCAttgaccctgtattcacacgagtcagttttctgccggctgacgctcAGGCGGCAGTCACCGCTCTCTGGTGCCACATGACCGGCGCTCTTCGCCGCGTCACTACTTTCTGATCTCCGGAgcggcagtcggaggcagccgaatatcttgtcctcccggcacagattctgacgaccgacggcgtctgctgctggcagaaggagaaggtgaCGCAACCGATACCTATCgcgcttgctttttatttcatcaggATTGCTCTGCATATGTCCCATACAACGGCATTCACTGTACTATGGCCAATTCTGAATTGGTACGCCAACGATGCTTGGCTTTACTGCGAAAGTGGTGCAACGACACACCGGCGCAGCAGTTTCGGAACAATTATACAATGCATCGATAGATGTCCACAATGTAGTGTTGCATAGGAAGCTTTTTCTCTACGTGAGGCGAAacagacacggaacagaaagcatgaattttataaacgCGGATATTTTTTTCGCTGTAGAAACGCtgactacacataatcgttCGCTTGCACCTTTCCAATACATGTGTAAAAACAAAATAATTTGAAGCTACTCGTCCTacggaaaggaaaataaaaatttattttattaaattaaattaaattatttCTTGATTATCTGTAGCTCGACATCACAGCGTCATCGACAGTCGGTCACTTGTCGGCACGCTATAGCGCCTATATTGGTGCTCAGCATCGAGATACGCTTCATTTGTCGAAAATAAAATCGAATGTGACAACGTCTATTCTCAAAATACTCAGACAGGCCCTTGAGTCGTTCACATGGAGATTTGGGTTAATGCTGTTTTACATTCCATAGCGCATCTTCGGAATTTATTCTTTGGCCCATATCTTGTCCcgtttctcacgtgaatgcACTCTGCATCATCTACAAGGAGCGCAAGTGCAAtaagttttttctttcattggtccATTCTACGCTAGACACAGACGAAATGCAAGTGCGACAACGGAAACAGAAGGGATCGGAAAACTGACATCCGCCGggaaactgactcgtgtgaatgctagaGAACGCGACGGCTTCTTCAGACGCGTAGTGAACTTGTTTATCTCAGAtgtcctctcactccttcccgacttgctgccggcagaaaactgactcgtgtgaatacagggtgaGGCGTTGAAGCAGGCAGACTTTGAGGACGCCACGCACAGCGAATGGGTTGAGGCACGTACCTGAAGGGTCGTGGTGTTACGTTTCCAATGATATTACACTGCGCTACGGTTGGTAATTGTTGGCAGTGGAATTTTAACAAACGTGGCATTGTGCGCGCGGCTAGTATCTTCTTTCGCCTGTTCAATTCGTTTTCCGTATCATCTGCAGCGTCAGAGGGGTACCTAGCACAAGCTTTCAGTGGATCCTGCCTCTAATAAAAAGATACTAGGGCAACCGAAATCAGTGTGCTCTAACTACGGCTGCTTCAATTCATTTTGCCGTGTGCAGTGTGCGTTTTGGAACTTACGTAGAGCCATCCGACGactatagatgggtagaaatccagcgaaccggtagagatgtaggaagggagttgcctcaggacagaagccgccgatatttcgagcagagactgttcttcttctgggcaccgtcctcatcattggcatggtatttaaagggtta
It contains:
- the LOC135385375 gene encoding low-density lipoprotein receptor-related protein 4-like, which translates into the protein MQAFSCVLVLVAASLLMVCSVKAVCPDGTSGESCETCSGFLCDNSKCIAEDWKCNGDADCPQGEDELKDCPVPDCNDETFLCKPLKRCLPNRYACDMDADCPDGSDEADCESRPCDGFKCKNFKCININFKCDGDDDCNDGSDEEDCPVPECDDPRLFCEPKKKCLDKMNICDGHDNCPDGSDEQNCERIDCGELQFKCANNKCVDKDYRCDGFDDCLDWSDEADCILPECEDSRQLCAPKLRCLDATYVCDISKDCPDGSDELNCEEYDCGEERIKCANHKCINKAFKCDGDDDCGDGSDEEGCPVPECTEGQFLCLPRKKCLSRSDVCNHHVDCSDGSDEQDCENYECDGYKCNNNKCVRSAYVCDGDDNCGDNSDEANCTH